In Ramlibacter sp., the sequence ACCATGTGGGCGGCCTCATGGCGGGCGACAAGCCGGCCTTCCCCAACGCCGTGGTGCGCGCCGACAAGCACGACGCCGACTTCTGGCTCAGCCAGGAGAACATGGACAAGGCACCCAAGGAAGCCAAGGGCTTCTTCCAGGGCGCCATGGCCTCGCTCAACCCCTATGTGCAGGCCGGCAAGTTCAAGCCTTTCGAGGGCAACACCGAACTCGTGCCCGGCATCCGGTCCATCGCAACGCCGGGCCACACGGCCGGCCACAGCGTGTACATGGTCGAAAGCCAGGGCCAGAAGCTGGTGCTCTGGGGCGACCTGATGCATGTGGCGGCCGTGCAGTTCGAGCACCCCTCGGTCACCATCCAGTTCGACACCGACTCCAGGCAGGCCGCCAAACAGCGCGCCAAGGCCTACGCCGAAGCTGCCAAGCACGGCTACCTCGTGGCGGGCGCCCACCTGTCGTTCCCGGGCCTGGGCCATGTGCGCAAGCAGGGCAGCGGCTACCGCTGGCTGCCCGTGAACTACGCGCCGCTGCCCTGAGCGGCCAGGCGCACGCGCCGCCAGGCTGGCGTCGAATAAAATCGGCCCAGCACACCTGACGACCAAACGGCATCCTGCGGGGTGCCGTTTTTC encodes:
- a CDS encoding MBL fold metallo-hydrolase; protein product: MKVSRLLRATTLALLTSGAAGLMFSPAAQAAAPMAKTSAPGFYRVMLGEFEVTALSDGTVALPVDKLLTRTTPAKVEKALARSYLKTPLETSVNGYLVNTGAKLVLIDTGAAGLFGPTLGKLLANLKASGYQPEQVDEVYITHMHPDHVGGLMAGDKPAFPNAVVRADKHDADFWLSQENMDKAPKEAKGFFQGAMASLNPYVQAGKFKPFEGNTELVPGIRSIATPGHTAGHSVYMVESQGQKLVLWGDLMHVAAVQFEHPSVTIQFDTDSRQAAKQRAKAYAEAAKHGYLVAGAHLSFPGLGHVRKQGSGYRWLPVNYAPLP